In a single window of the Penaeus monodon isolate SGIC_2016 chromosome 3, NSTDA_Pmon_1, whole genome shotgun sequence genome:
- the LOC119590592 gene encoding uncharacterized protein LOC119590592, with translation MTFAPDLTLRMTFAPDLTLRMTFAPDLTLRVTYKSEHILRMTLILCPMRTPSPLTPPRTTWPTYTQNTGSSRPPTPPRNSNIPSYSFTPEVLLHSNHLPASFPLDLGPRDGRQFEDEVFPMHSEGRGGGYNKLRPNRVFSRNVHTRPVHKRVDWYFLGPRRTVPRPTPFLHFVYDLQQSPSEFGYPKTRFGDADEMWYQPDGFHHNTLRKQMLGW, from the exons ATGACCTTCGCCCCCGACCTTACCCTGAGAATGACCTTCGCCCCCGACCTTACCCTGAGAATGACCTTCGCCCCCGACCTTACCCTGAGAGTGACTTACAAATCCGAGCATATCCTCAGAATGACCTTGATCCTCTGCCCTATGAGGACAccatcccccctcactccccccagaACGACGTGGCCAACCTACACCCAAAACACAGGTTCTTCTCGCCCTCCAACACCGCCAAGGAACTCCAACATCCCAAGTTACTCCTTCACTCCCGAGGTCCTCCTTCACTCGAACCACCTTCCCGCCTCGTTCCCACTCGATCTCGGGCCTCGGGACGGTCGCCAGTTCGAGGACGAGGTGTTTCCTATGCacagtgaaggaaggggaggtggttaTAACAAGCTTCGTCCTAATCGGGTCTTCAGTCGAAATGTCCACACCAGGCCTGTTCATAAGCGTGTTGACTG GTACTTCCTCGGTCCCCGACGCACGGTTCCTCGACCAACACCCTTCTTGCATTTTGTGTATGACCTTCAACAATCTCCTTCCGAGTTTGGATATCCAAAAACACGCTTTGGAGACGCTGATGag ATGTGGTACCAACCTGATGGATTTCACCACAACACACTCCGAAAGCAGATGTTGGGTTGGTGA